A genomic segment from Agelaius phoeniceus isolate bAgePho1 chromosome 2, bAgePho1.hap1, whole genome shotgun sequence encodes:
- the LOC129134828 gene encoding trypsin I-P1-like isoform X1, with amino-acid sequence MKCLLLLAFIGVAVAFPTFAEDDDDKIVGGYTCAKNSVPYQVSLNSGYHFCGGSLISSQWVLSAAHCYKSRIQVQLGKHNLELTESTQQFINSAKVIRHSGFSSYTLDNDIMLIKLATPATLSNAVQTVPLPTSCVAAGTTCLISGWGNTLSSGTNYPDQLQCLKAPVLTAEQCSDAYPGQITKNMMCVGYVEGGKDSCQGDSGGPVVCNGQLQGIVSWGYGCAQRGYPGVYTKVCNYVSWIQSTMASN; translated from the exons TTGCCTTCCCCACCTTTGCTGAAGACGATGATGACAAGATTGTGGGAGGCTACACCTGCGCAAAGAACTCTGTGCCCTATCAGGTGTCCCTGAATTCTGGATATCACTTCTGTGGAGGTTCCCTCATCAGCAGCCAGTGGGTCCTGTCGGCTGCTCACTGCTACAAATC TCGCATCCAAGTGCAGCTCGGGAAACACAACCTGGAGCTCACCGAATCCACACAGCAGTTTATCAACTCTGCTAAAGTCATCCGCCACTCTGGCTTCAGCTCCTACACCCTGGACAATGACATCATGCTCATCAAGCTGGCCACCCCAGCCACTCTCAGCAATGCTGTCCAAACCGTTCCTCTGCCTACCAGCTGCGTGGCCGCCGGCACCACCTGCCTGATCTCCGGCTGGGGCAACACTCTCAGCAGTGGCA CTAACTACCCGGACCAGCTGCAGTGCCTGAAGGCTCCGGTCCTCACCGCCGAGCAGTGCTCTGATGCCTACCCTGGGCAAATTACCAAGAACATGATGTGTGTCGGATACGTGGAGGGAGGAAAAGACTCCTGCCAG GGAGATTCCGGCGGTCCCGTGGTCTGCAATGGACAGCTCCAGGGCATTGTCTCCTGGGGTTATGGATGTGCCCAGCGGGGCTATCCCGGAGTTTACACCAAGGTTTGCAACTACGTCTCCTGGATCCAGTCCACCATGGCCTCCAACTGA
- the LOC129134828 gene encoding trypsin I-P38-like isoform X2, whose product MKCLLLLAFIGVAVAFPTFAEDDDDKIVGGYTCAKNSVPYQVSLNSGYHFCGGSLISSQWVLSAAHCYKSRIQVQLGKHNLELTESTQQFINSAKVIRHSGFSSYTLDNDIMLIKLATPATLSNAVQTVPLPTSCVAAGTTCLISGWGNTLSSGTNYPDQLQCLKAPVLTAEQCSDAYPGQITKNMMCVGYVEGGKDSCQC is encoded by the exons TTGCCTTCCCCACCTTTGCTGAAGACGATGATGACAAGATTGTGGGAGGCTACACCTGCGCAAAGAACTCTGTGCCCTATCAGGTGTCCCTGAATTCTGGATATCACTTCTGTGGAGGTTCCCTCATCAGCAGCCAGTGGGTCCTGTCGGCTGCTCACTGCTACAAATC TCGCATCCAAGTGCAGCTCGGGAAACACAACCTGGAGCTCACCGAATCCACACAGCAGTTTATCAACTCTGCTAAAGTCATCCGCCACTCTGGCTTCAGCTCCTACACCCTGGACAATGACATCATGCTCATCAAGCTGGCCACCCCAGCCACTCTCAGCAATGCTGTCCAAACCGTTCCTCTGCCTACCAGCTGCGTGGCCGCCGGCACCACCTGCCTGATCTCCGGCTGGGGCAACACTCTCAGCAGTGGCA CTAACTACCCGGACCAGCTGCAGTGCCTGAAGGCTCCGGTCCTCACCGCCGAGCAGTGCTCTGATGCCTACCCTGGGCAAATTACCAAGAACATGATGTGTGTCGGATACGTGGAGGGAGGAAAAGACTCCTGCCAG TGTTAG